One Fulvia fulva chromosome 8, complete sequence DNA window includes the following coding sequences:
- a CDS encoding Serine/threonine-protein phosphatase PP2A catalytic subunit: MEAAALRQPVDTAMEDAGKVEHSLGTPVDPPSINCLDGWIESLMTCKQLSEDDVRRLCEKAREVLQDESNVQPVKCPVTVCGDIHGQFHDLMELFKIGGPNPDTNYLFMGDYVDRGYFSVETVTLLVALKIRYPQRITILRGNHESRQITQVYGFYDECLRKYGNANVWKFFTDLFDYLPLTALIDNQIFCLHGGLSPSIDTLDNIRALDRIQEVPHEGPMCDLLWSDPDDRCGWGISPRGAGYTFGQDISEAFNHNNGLTLVARAHQLVMEGYNWSQDRNVVTIFSAPNYCYRCGNQAAIMEIDEHLKYTFLQFDPCPRAGEPMVSRRTPDYFL; encoded by the exons ATGGAGGCTGCCGCGCTCAGGCAGCCAGTAGACACGGCCATGGAGGATGCGGGCAAGGTGGAGCACAGCTTGGGCACACCTGTCGACCCGCCGTCAATAAACTGTCTCGACGGCTGGATCGAGAGCTTGATGACCTGTAAACAGCTGTCCGAAGACGATGTGCGGAGGCTATGCGAAAAAGCGCGCGAAGTGCTGCAAGACGAGTCCAACGTACAGCCCGTGAAATGCCCAGTCACCGTCTGCGGCGACATCCACGGCCAGTTCCACGACCTGATGGAGCTCTTCAAGATCGGCGGCCCCAACCCAGACACAAACTACCTCTTCATGGGCGACTACGTCGATCGTGGATACTTCTCCGTCGAGACCGTCACCCTCCTGGTCGCGCTGAAGATCCGCTACCCCCAGCGCATCACCATCCTCCGCGGCAACCACGAGAGTCGACAAATTACGCAAGTGTACGGCTTCTACGACGAGTGTCTGCGCAAGTACGGCAATGCGAATGTGTGGAAGTTCTTCACCGATCTCTTCGACTACCTCCCACTTACCGCGCTCATCGACAACCAGATCTTCTGCTTGCACGGAGGCCTGTCGCCAAGCATTGACACGCTGGACAACATTCGCGCCCTCGACCGCATTCAAGAAGTGCCGCATGAGGGACCAATGTGTGATCTGCTGTGGTCGGACCCAGACGACAGGTGTGGATGGGGAATCAGCCCGAGAGGTGCTGGATACACTTTCGGGCAGGATATCAGTGAGGCTTTCAACCACAACAATGGCCTGACACTGGTGGCGCGGGCGCATCAGCTGGTTATGGAAGGGTACAACTGGAGTCAGGACAGGAATGTGGTTACGATATTCTCAG CACCCAACTACTGCTACCGATGCGGTAACCAGGCCGCCATCATGGAGATCGATGAGCATCTCAAATACACCTT CCTACAATTCGACCCCTGCCCACGTGCCGGCGAACCCATGGTTTCTCGCCGAACACCCGACTACTTCTTGTAG
- a CDS encoding Proline-specific permease, whose protein sequence is MATEIKAPTIDIATTPSDVQRGDVESCNRHAMQTEVKRDLQHTGLFLASGQAIATADPISALLGYIAMGLITWGVALMTGEISAFMPVTGGFVRHATKFVQPALGCATGWNFWYTMAITAPAELAAAATVINSWDASINQAVWYSVFIVVIMALSFSPVKAYGESEVFFAALKILLIVGLILAGIMVDLNRIGFRYWKEPGPFNSYLIPGDTGRFLGFWSTLISAACSHANVQVIALAGAETQNPRKIIPNAVRMTFWHIRVFYVLSIFVVGLLVPYNDPNLGISTGAAEQSPFVIAFQRAGIKVLPSIINAVVCTSAFSCGISCVFLASRTLYGLAEEGQAPRFFRKINRFGTPWLAVAASLIFMPLVYLSLGSSSSVVFGWFVNITTIAGLIGWAVICVTYLRFFYGLRYQGINRDRLPYKSPLQPYAAWITPLALCLVIMFSGYSVFFPGPWSTSSFLTYYIDIGIFICL, encoded by the exons ATGGCTACTGAAATCAAGGCTCCGACCATTGACATCGCCACGACGCCTTCAGATGTTCAACGCGGCGATGTCGAGTCCTGTAACAGGCATGCTATGCAGACAGAAGTCAAACGAGACCTCCAAC ACACAGGTCTCTTTCTAGCATCCGGCCAAGCCATCGCAACAGCAGATCCCATCTCCGCGCTCCTCGGCTACATCGCCATGGGCCTAATCACCTGGGGCGTAGCCTTAATGACCGGCGAAATTAGCGCCTTCATGCCCGTGACGGGAGGCTTCGTCCGGCACGCTACAAAGTTCGTCCAGCCAGCTCTTGGATGCGCCACAGGTTGGAACTTCTGGTATACGATGGCAATCACCGCGCCAGCGGAGCTCGCAGCAGCAGCGACCGTCATCAATTCCTGGGATGCCTCCATTAACCAGGCTGTGTGGTACTCTGTCTTCATCGTGGTGATTATGGCGCTCAGCTTCAGCCCTGTGAAAGCCTATGGCGAGAGTGAGGTTTTCTTCGCGGCGCTCAAGATTTTGCTTATTGTTGGGCTTATTCTCGCTGGTATTATGGTGGATCTG AATCGTATTGGCTTCAGGTACTGGAAGGAGCCTGGGCCGTTCAACAGCTATCTCATTCCTGGCGATACCGGTCGTTTCTTAGGGTTTTGGTCAACGCTGATCTCGGCAGCATGTTCTCATGCTAATGTTCAGGTCATTGCATTGGCAGGAGCCGAGACCCAGAATCCGCGCAAGATCATTCCGAATGCTGTTCGCATGACCTTCTGGCACATCCGTGTCTTCTATGTACTGTCCATATTCGTAGTCG GTCTCCTCGTGCCATATAACGACCCAAACCTTGGCATATCAACAGGCGCTGCAGAACAAAGCCCCTTCGTTATAGCATTCCAGCGAGCCGGGATCAAGGTGCTGCCAAGCATCATCAACGCAGTAGTATGTACAAGCGCTTTCAGCTGCGGGATCTCGTGCGTCTTCCTGGCATCACGAACACTATACGGCTTGGCCGAGGAAGGACAGGCTCCGCGCTTCTTCCGCAAGATCAACAGGTTTGGCACGCCTTGGCTTGCAGTAGCCGCGAGCTTGATCTTCATGCCGCTGGTATATCTGTCGCTTGGTAGCAGTAGTAGCGTCGTCTTTGGCTGGT TTGTCAACATCACCACCATAGCAGGCTTGATTGGCTGGGCAGTCATATGCGTGACGTACCTCCGGTTCTTTTATGGTCTTCGATATCAAGGCATCAACCGCGATCGTCTGCCGTACAAGAGTCCCCTGCAACCATACGCCGCCTGGATCACGCCGTTGGCATTGTGCCTAGTGATTATGTTTTCTGGATATAGCGTCTTCTTCCCTGGTCCTTGGAGTACGTCGAGCTTCTTGACGTACTATATCGACATTGGCATCTTCATCTGCCTTTGA